Within Sulfurihydrogenibium subterraneum DSM 15120, the genomic segment CATGTTTTCAGGATAGACAACTAAGTCTTTTAAAACATTTTTTGTAAGGTGTAGTATGTAATCAAGGGCTATGGCAGTATCAGGCATAATAACTCTTTCAACTGATGAGTGGGATATATCTCTTTCGTGCCATAGGGCTATATCTTCCATTGCTGGAATTGCGTTTGCCCTTATTACTCTTGCAAGTCCTGTAATTCTCTCACAGGTTATAGGATTTTTCTTGTGAGGCATTGCGGAAGAGCCTCTTTGTCCTTTTTTAAATGGTTCTTGAGCTTCTAAAACTTCAGTCCTTTGTAAGTGTCTTATCTCAACTGCTATTTTTTCTAATGAAGAAGCTGTTATTGCCATAGCCGTCATAAACTCTGCATGTCTATCTCTTTGTATAACCTGATTTGCAACAGGCTCAGGTTTTAGTCCAAGCTCTGCAAGGGTAAGTTCTTCAAGTTGTGGTGGAATGTTTGAATAGGTTCCAACAGCTCCTGAAATTGTTCCTACTGACACTACTTCCCTTGCATTTTCAAGTCTTCTTTTATTTCTTTTAAACTCTTCATACCACAGGGCAAACTTTAAGCCGAAAACCATTGGTTCAGCGTGAACTCCGTGAGTCCTTCCCATCATAACAGTATCTTTGTATTTAAATGCATTTTCTTTAAGTATCTCTAAAAGCTCGTCAACACTTTCTATAAGTAGGTCTAAAGCTTCTCTCATAACAAGGGCTAAAGCTGTATCTATAACATCCGAGGAAGTAAGTCCAAGGTGTATGTACCTTCCGTTTTCTCCTACCTGTTGGGCTACAGCTGTTACGAATGCTAAAACGTCGTGGTTGTATATTTTGTCAAGCTCGTGTATCTTTTCTACTGTTTGGTCATCTATATGAGTCTTTTCTATAATTTCTTTTAAAGCATCGTCTGGGATTTTCCCCATTTTATTCCAAGCCTTACAAACGGCTATCTCTACATCAAGCCATTTTTGAAATTTATTTTTTTCGCTCCATATATAACCCATCTGTTCTCTTGTGTATCTTTTTATCATGAGAGCTCCTCTTTTAGTATTTTGTTAACAAGTTGTGGATTTGCTTTTCCTTTTGTTTCTTTCATTATTTGACCTACTAAAAATCCTAATATTTTTTCGTTTCCTGATTTGTATTTTTCTACTTCTGCTGGGTGTTTTTCTAAGACTGCTTTTACTATAGACCTGATTTCATCTTCGTTTGATATTTGTTTTAAACCCTTTTCTTCTACTATACTTTTTGGTGATTTTCCTGTTTCAAAGGCAATGTCAAAGACTTCTTTTGCTATCTTTCCTGATATTGTTCCATCTGCTATGAGAGATATAAGCTCTGCAAAACTAACAGGTGAAATAGGTGAATTTTCTATTTCTATACCTTTTTCGTTTAATCTTCCAAGTAGTTCGTTTAGAATCCAGTTTGAGACTAATTTTGGATTTTGTGAAAAGTGTTTAATTACTTCTTCAAAGTAGTTTGCAAGATTTTTATCTGACGTTAAAACTTCTGCATCATAAGGTGGAAGGTTAAAGGATTGAATGTATCTGTGATACTTTTGGTCTGGGAGCTCTGGAAGGGATTTTTTTATCTCTTCTATCTGGGAATCTTTTAAGACTATTGGTAGTAGGTCTGGGTCTGGGAAGTATCTGTAGTCGTGTGCCTCTTCTTTTGTTCTCATTGTGTAGGTTTTACCTGAATCTGGGTCAAAGAGTCTTGTCTCTTGGATTATTTTTTCTCCTTTTTTTAGGAGTTTTGCCTGTCTTTCTATTTCGTATTCAATGGCTTTTACTATAAATCTAAATGAGTTTATGTTTTTAAGTTCTACTTTTGTTCCAAGTTGGCTTGCGCCTTTTGGTTTTAGTGATATGTTAACGTCACATCTAAGCTGTCCTTTTTCCATATCAGCTTCTGATACGCCTATGTATCTCATTATGTTTCTTAGTTTTTCTAAATACTTCCTTGCCTCTTCAGCTGAAGATATATCTGGCTCGGTAACTATTTCCATTAAAGGAGTTCCAGCTCTGTTTAAATCTACGTAGGATTTGCTACCTTCGTGTATGGTTTTTCCTGCATCTTCTTCTATATGAAGTCTGTGGATTCTTATCTTTTTAAACTCATCTTCTAACTTTATCTCTATGTAGCCATCTGTTGCTAAGGGTTTGTCATACTGAGATATTTGATAACCTTTTGGAAGGTCAGGATAAAAGTAATTTTTCCTTGCCATTATTGAAAGGTTGTGGACTTTACAATTTAAGGCTAAAGCTGCTTTTACAGCATACTCAATGGCTGTTTTGTTTATTACAGGTAAGCTACCAGGGTGGGCAAGGCATACAGGACATATGTTTGTGTTAGGTGGAGCTCCATACTCTACCTTACATCCACAAAACATTTTTGTTTTTGTGTTCATCTGGACGTGGGTTTCAAGACCTATAACTACGTCAAACTCTTTTTCTAAAGCTACAGCTGACTCCATCTTTTTACCTCTTTATAGATTATTTTTTTCCAGAAAGTGGAGCTTTAAGGTTTTTTATAGCTCTCTCTGATGCAAATTTGTATCTTATGTCTTGTTTTGCTAATTTTTCTAACTCTGCTTTAATCTGTTTTTCAGCTTCATCACTAGCGTTTTTATAGCCAAGGACGTAGGCAACTATGGCTATTAGTGCAAAGCCAAAAAACTCAACTATTTTCCCTAAAACTGTAGATGTTGATTGTAAAAATAAACCTCCAACTGCCATTATTATTCCAGCTGCAAGAATAAACTTCCAGTATTTTAAGATAGTTTCTCCAAGCATAATAACTCCTTGTGGTGAAAATTTTTTAATATTATACTTGAATTTTTTATAAGATTGGAGTATATTATAAATCTGCTTACGGAGGAGTGGCTGAGTGGACGAAAGCGGGTGATTTGAAATCACTTGAGGGTTGACAGCCCTCCGGGGGTTCGAATCCCTCCTCCTCCGCTTAACATTTACCTTGACAACCGAATAGGTTTTAATCCCACTTAAGTTTTTGATAATCTGGTAAAATTAACTTATTAATAACAATTATTATTAAGTTTTGCATCGTGATAACAGAAAATATATTATTGTAATAATCAAGTAGTGATAAGGGTGAAAGTGGGAATATAATAGAAAATATATTTGCATTATGTGAGGTTTGATGCAATTAACCTCAATTTGTGAGCGGTTAACGAAAATAAAAACTGCCAGCAAACCAGTATCATTACTTGATTATTTAAAATTTTTTATTTTTAAAAATTAACGGGTTTTGTCTGAACTATGTGGGATAGAAAGGAAAATCAAAAAAATAGCTGAAGAAGAGCTACAAGCTGGTTTTGTCTGAACTATGTGGGATAGAAAGTTGAAGCTGCTTTGTTAACAACTTCTGCTTTTATTACGTTTTGTCTGAACTATGTGGGATAGAAAGGAACATTTTTTTATTATTTTCTTTTTTATTTTTTCTAGTTTTGTCTGAACTATGTGGGATAGAAAGACGAGTGCTGTTATTATAGCACCCGCATAAGGAAAAAGTTTTGTCTGAACTATGTGGGATAGAAAGTTTCTAACATGACATCATCAATCTCAAAATATTTTTTGGTTTTGTCTGAACTATGTGGGATAGAAAGTCATCGTATTGAGAGGTAAATTTTATCACTGGGACTAAGTTTTGTCTGAACTATGTGGGATAGAAAGTAATTCTCCCTGCCACGAATGACTGCACTGATACCTGTTTTGTCTGAACTATGTGGGATAGAAAGGTTTTTCTTCTGGGTTGTAGTATTTCCTGTATTCCTGTTTTGTCTGAACTATGTGGGATAGGTTTAATTACAATTTTTAAACAGAGAGCTTATAAAAACGATTATGATATCGTTTATAGTTTCTAAAAACTTATTGACAAATCATATCGAAAGATTATATAATTATGTATATGAAAGCAAAAGAATATTAAAAGTTTTAAGAATAAGTAGAATAACATAATTAATGAAAGAGGCAAAGCCTCTAAGGACGGTAAGATTAACGCTTAACTTAATTTGAAAAGTAACCTGCGAGTCTCTATTAGAGATAGCAGGTAGAAGGCCATTACGGGTACACTGCAAGATAGCTTTGTTTACCAGTTAGTATCTGTAAGTGTACCTTGAATGATGAAAAATAGAGTGTATAAGTTTTACACTATCAAGGAAGCTGTAAGAAATCTCTAGCTAATTTTAAATAAGTTTAAACCCAAAACAATGATTATCATTACAATAATAGAAGCTATAAGTAAGATTTTTAGTTTTCGATTTTCTGCTTTCACTTCATTTAATTTTTTTCTTACAGGCGAAAAACTGCTTTGACCTCCTCTAACATCTTTTTTCTCTCTTCATCTGATACGTATGGTACAGCATAAAATATTTTGTGCTGAATAACTTTCATTCCGCAGAAGGTAAATATTCCACCTATTGTCTTTTTCAAACATTCTGACATTCCAGTAGATACAGCTGTATTTTCATCTTCTCCCATAGTATTGAAAATAATTACTTTTTTGTCAGTTAGAAGTGGTTTTATTTCGCCGTTTTCTTCAGCGTAAGCAAAACCGTAAGAAAAAACTCTATCTATGTATCCTTTTAGTATAGCTGGCATTGAGTACCACCATATTGGATGAATTACAACTAGTGTATCAGCATTTTTTACAAGGGTTTGTTGATGTTTAACATCGTCTAAAACTTTGCTTTGCATTATAGCTTCAAAGCCTTGAGGTTTTAACACTGGGTCAAAGTTTATTTGGTACAAATCTACAGTTTCAAAGCTTTTTCCTGCATTTTTTAAAGTTTCTTCAATAGTACTTTTTATAGCAGAGTTAAAACTCTTTGGATTTGGATGAGCGTAGATTATAAGATAATCCATGTGAAACCTCCTTTGTGAGAATTTATTTTTGCTTAAAATCTAATATTGCATAAGTTCATGTTGCATATGCGACAAGTTCATCGTTAAAAGTTATCTCTACTACTGCAAAAGCAACACTTTTACCGATTTTTAAAACTTTACCAATAGCTTTTAAAGTGCCTTTCTTTGCAGGTGCATGTTTAAGGCTCTCCCTGTTAGATATAAATCCTAAAATTTCAAATATCACTCCCATCATCGTTAAAGCTATTGCAAAATGCACTGTAGGTGGATGTAGCTCTGTCATTGTTATTCCCCCTTATAATAACTTTCATCTTTAAACTTTACTTTTAAATGAGTTCCATCACAGAAAGGCTTATTTTTTGAGTTTCCACATCTACAGAGTGTAATTCTATTTCTTATCTGATAAATGTATCCTTTCGAGGATTCTATCGGTATTCCACCTTTTACCCATATAGCAGAACTAACCCCTTTTAGATTATCTTCTAAAATAGTTATCTCTTTTTCTAAATTAGGTTCAATGTAATTACCATTTTTATCCTTTAAAACTAATCTTCCTGAAGGACAGTTTGAAACTATTTGTAAAATATCTTCATACTTTTCCTTATTATTTGGTTCTTTTATGATATCCCATATTCCTTTTCCTTTTAGACAAAATCTTGCAGATGCACAAAGATACTTAATATCTAAAAGGTCTAAATCCTGTCCTTCAAATGTTTTGATATGCTCATCTTTAATCTCAATATCAGCTGTTTCTTCACCATCAAATCCTTGTTTATGTGAACCATTACAAAAAGGTTTGTTTTTTGATAGTCCACATCTACACAAAGCATAAGTTTCTTTTGTCTCAAATTTTTCCATTTTTTTCCAAGATTGAGGTATTATCATTTTATAGCTAATCATTTCTTCTCTGTATAGAGGAATATTACCTTCTACTAAATATGGACCATTTTTTAGAACTTTTATTTTCATTGATTAACTCCGGCTTTTGACTTAAGAATAAGAAGTGGTTATAGATTCTGATATATACTATGATTTAAGTCATAAAAAAGCCCTCAGATAGAGGGCTGTGAATGGTTTAGCTATTTTTTGATAGAAACTCTTTTATCTTTAGCTCCATCAAATCTTTAAGGTAAAGTTTTCTTCTTTTTAATCTTTCTTCTTCTGCTTCCAGCTCTGGATCAGGTGGAAAGTGTTTTTCAATTTTAGAAACTTTCCATTCTAAATCTTTGTGTTCTTCGTACCAGTGTTTAAACTCTTCGTCTGTTTCTAAAAGTTTTTGAATTGCTTCTTCCCTTGTCATAGCTTCACTCCTTTATTTAAAATTTTTTTAAGTGCCGTGTTCCCAGCTTGATAAATATTTTACCTGCTCAGGTGTTAATGTATCTATCTGTACTCCCATAGCTTGAAGTTTTAATCTTGCAACTTCAAAGTCGAGTTCATCTGGAACTTTATAAACAGTTTTTTCTAATTTATCTGCATTTTTATACACAAACTCTGCTGATAATGCTTGATTTGCAAAAGACATATCCATAACTTGTGCTGGATGTCCTTCTGCAGCTGCTAAGTTAACCAACCTTCCTTCTGCTAAAACGTAAATGTTTCTTCCATCTTTAAGGGTATACTCTTTAACATTTTCTCTTATATCTCTTGTTTTTACAGCCATTTCTTGTAATGCATTTAGGTTTATCTCTACGTCAAAATGTCCAGAGTTGCTGACGATGGCTCCGTCTCTCATAACTTCTAAGTGCTGTCTATCTATAACGTTTATATTTCCTGTCACTGTAACGAAAAAGTCTCCTATTTTTGCAGCTTCTATCATAGGCATTACTCTGTAGCCGTCCATCACAGCTTCTAACGCTTTAAGTGGGTCTACTTCTGTAATGATAACGTCGGCTCCCATACCTCTTGCTCTCATTGCTACACCTTTACCACACCAACCATACCCTGCAACTACAAACTTAGACCCTGCTATAAGTCTGTTAGTAGCTCTTAAAATACCGTCAATAGTTGACTGTCCAGTTCCGTATCTGTTGTCAAAAAGGTGTTTTGTGTATGCATCGTTTACCGCTATAACTGGGAATTTTAACACTTTTTCTTTTGCCATTGCTTTTAATCTGATTACACCTGTGGTTGTTTCTTCCGTTCCTCCGTAAACGTTTGACGCTAAATCTTGTCTTTCTTTGTGAAGCAGAGATATTAAATCAGCTCCATCGTCCATCGTAATGTTAGGTTTTTTGTCTAAAACTGCGTTTAGATGTTCGTAGTAAGTGTCTCTGTCTTCTCCATGAATAGCAAAAACTGGTATTTCAAAGTATTTAACCAATGCAGCTGCCACATCGTCTTGGGTTGAAAGAGGGTTTGAAGCTGTAAGGTATACATCAGCTCCACCTTCCTTTAAGGTTATCATAAGGTTTGCTGTTTCTGTAGTAACGTGAAGGCAAGCTCCAATTGTTATACCTTTTAAAGGTTTTTCTTTTTTAAATCTTTCCCTTATCTGCCTTAAAACAGGCATATCTTTTTCTGCCCACTGAATTCTCAGCAGTCCTTTATCAGCAAGAGAGATGTCTTTTATGTGGTAATCCATAAAGTCCTCCTTAATTTTGTTAAAAAATTATAACATGGCTTAAAAATGTCTAAAACCTCTGTTGTCTAACTTTTGAACTTTTCCTTGAGTTTTTAAGTAAACTCCTTCTCCTTCTTCTACGTATCCTATTTTTATTAAGTCTAAATCTTTATCGGAAGTTAAGGCAAGTTCGTACTCTTCTCCGCTATAAAAAATATACTCGTAAGGGTCTTTATTGTACTTTTGGCAAAACATTTTTAATCTTTCGTCAATTGGTAATTTTTCCTTTTCTATTACTATCTTTACTTTACTTTTTTCCGATATATGTCTTAAATCTGATACTAAACTATCGCTTACGTCTATACAGCTTGAAGATAGTTTTACTTTTTCTAAAAGGTCTATCCTTGCTTTTGGTTTGTAATGTTTTTGTATTAACTGTTTTTCAAACTCTTCATAACTATCTTTATTCATTAAGATAAGTTCTAATCCTGCTTTTGATAAACCTAAGTTTGAAGATATATAAACATACTCTCCTGCCTTTGCTTTGTCTCTTCCTATAAATCTATCTGTCTGTCCTACCATTGACATGTCTATCATGAGCTGTTTTGAAGAAGATACATTTCCACCTATTGTAAAAAATCCGTAGTAGTCTTGAGCTTCTTTAATGCCTTCGTAAACGCCTTTTATAAACTCGTAATTTAAATCTTTTGGTAGAGCAAGAGAGATTAAAGCCCATCTTGGTTTTCCACCACAAGAGACTATATCGCTTACATTTGAAGTAGAAAGCTTCCAACCTAAATCTTTTGGATTTATCTTCTCTTTAAGAAAGTGGGAGCCTTCCACTTGAATATCAACAGTAAAAAGTAAAAACTCACTTCCTACTTTAACACAGGCACAGTCATCGCCATAGCCTACAATAACATCTTGGTCGTTTATTGGTAAAATCCGATTTAACTTATCAATAAGCCCAAACTCGCCTAACTCTTGGATTTTCATTAAAACATAAGCCTCATAGCTTCTTTTACTTCTTCCATTGTTTTACTGGCTATTTCCCTTGCTTTTTCGTTTCCTTCAGCTATTATTCTATCAAGTAGCTGTCTGTCTTTTTCCAATTCTTTTCTTTTTTCTCTGATGGGGGACAAAAATTTGTTTATGTTTTCTGCAAGTATTTTTTTACACTCTATACATCCTATCTCTGCACTTCTACACTTTTGGTCTATCTGTTTTACTGTTTCCTCATCAGTAAAGTACTTGTGATAGCTAAATACATTACAGACCTCTGGTCTTCCGGGGATAGATTTTTTAACTCTCTGGGTGTCTGTTTTCATAGATAAAACTTTTTTGTTTAACTGCTGTTCATCTTCACTAAGGGCTATCGTGTTTCCGTAAGATTTAGACATCTTTCTTCCATCTGTTCCAAGCAGTTTTGAAGCTTCTGTAAGTAATGCTTTTGGTTCTACAAAAACAGGTTTGTAAAGGTGGTTAAACCTTCTTGCTATTTCTCTGGTTATTTCTATGTGAGGAAGCTGGTCTTCTCCTACAGGGACTGCTTGCGCTTTGTAGATGAGTATATCAGAAGCCATTAAAACTGGATAACCAAAAAATCCATAAGTATCTATATCTTTGCCTATATCTCCCTCTTTTAAATTAAATACTATCTCGTTTGATAGACTTTCATCTATAGATAGCTTTATCAAGCTTTCTTTAAGATATTCAAAATCTATTTCTTTTTTATGATAAAAACTTTCATAAACTATCTGTCTTACTGTATCTTCTTCTATTTTTATACCTTTTCCAAATAAAAAGTCTCTAACATACTGAAAAAATAGGTTAAATTTTAAATCTTTGTAAGATGGGTTTAGTTCAAGCCAGCTTTTAGGTGTTATCATTCCAAGAAGTAATGTTAGTTCTGCGTGCTGTTTTACAGCTGACTGGACAAAGATTGTGGCTTTTGACGGGTCTATTCCGCAGGATATCCAGTCTATAACAAGGTCGTATATATTTTCCTTTAAATCAGAGGTGTCTTTATACTTGTTTGTTAAAGCATGCCAATCTGCAACAAAGAAAAAACATTCATCACTGTTTTGAAGGTTAATCCAGTTTTTTATAACACCAAAGTAATGTCCAAGATGGAGCTTACCAGTTGGACGCATACCACTAACTATTCTCATAAAGCATCCTCCGATTTTTGTTATAATAATTTTACGATAAATTTGGAGGTTTTAAAATTGATAAGAGGAAAAGTTTGGAAATTTAGAGATGACGTAGATACAGACCAGATAATACCTGCAAGATACCTTGTTACAACAGACCCTAAAGAGCTTGCAAAACACGTTATGGAAGATGCAGACCCTACTTTTCCGTCAAAAGTGAAAGAAGGAGATATTTTGGTTGCAGGTAAAAACTTTGGTTGTGGTTCATCAAGGGAGCACGCTCCACTGGCTATAAAAGGAGCTGGCATATCAGCAGTAGTTGCAGAATCTTTTGCAAGAATATTTTTCAGAAATGCTATTAACTTAGGACTTTTGATAATAGAATCTCCAGAAGCTGCAAAAGAAGCTGACGAAGGAGATGTACTTGAAATAGATATAAACCAAGGTGTTATTAGAAACATTACCAAAGGAAAAGAGTATAAAATAAAACCACTTCCAGAAAACTTGCAAGCAATTTTAAAAACAGGTGGTTTAATGGAGTATGCAAAAGAAAGGATAAAGAATGCTTCATAATTTAGTTGTACCTGTAGACCTTACAGATACAGGTAAAAAAGCTTTAGAAGTAGCGGTTAAAATCTCAAAAGAGTTTAACTCTAAAGTATGGATTATAACAGTTTTAGAAAAGCCAAACATTCCCTTTCTGCAGGATCTTCCAGAGGAAGAAAGAAATGCAATTTTATCTTTAAATGAAAAACTTAAAAGCAAAGCCATAGAAACCCTTGAAAGTTATAAGGAATATCTTAAAACTCAAGATGTAGATACAGAGTATAAAATATTAGAAGGTGATACAGTAGAAAGTATTTTGGACTTTTGTGAAACTATTGCTCCAGATTTAATTATAATGCCATCTCATCGAAAGTCAGATATAGAATTACAGGCTATAGGAAGTGTGTCTTTAAGGGTTGCGTCAAAGTCAAAATACCCAGTATTAGTTATAAAAGGGTCTTCTTTAAACTTTAATAAAATTGCTGTAGCTTACGACTTTTTACCATCTTCCCAAGAAGCTCTTGAATTTACACTTTCCTTATCAAAACATTTTGGTAGTAAAATAGTTGTTATACACGCAGACAATGACAGAAATTATTCTCACCTAAAATCTGTCCTTGAAAAAGTAAGACAGCACAAAATTGAAAAACTTCAGCAGTTGAAAAATCTCTATGAAAATATTGAAGTTTATCTAACAGAAGGAAGTCCTGATAAAGTAATTATAGAAAAAGCAGTAAAAGAAAACGCAGATTTAATAGTTGTAGGAAAAAGACAGTCAAAAGAAGAAAAAAGAACCTTTATAGGGTCAACTTCTTATAAAATTTTAAAAGACTCTCCCATTTCTGTTTTAATATACCGAGGTAATCATGAATAAATTATTAAAGTATATATCAGCTTTTGCACTTTTAAGTGGGTCGACTGTTGCATCGCCTTTAAAGATCCACTCAGAAAATCCCCTTTTCTACTATGGTGTTTGTAAGATAGCAAAGGATAATCAAGACCCTAAAACAGCTTACGAGTTTTGTAAAAAGGCTCTTCAATTAATGCCTGACACTCCAGCGGTATACAGAGAAACAATTTTTTTAGCTTACTCTTTAGGTAAAAAAGAAGAGGCTTTTGAAATACTTAGAAAGTATAACGAAAAGTTTAAAAACGACCCTGAAACTTACCTTTTTACAGCATTTTTCTATTCTGTTATAAAACAGCCAGAGAAAGCAATCTCTACCCTTGAAGAAGCTTACAAAAAATTTCCAAACAATGAAAAAATCATAACAACTTTAGCTGATTATTACTTAGAAAACAAGCAGGTAGACAAAGCAAGACAGATTTTAGAAAAGTTATCTGCTGTTAAAAAAGATGACCCAAATCTTTACTTTAAACTTGCAAGAATATACCTGTTTGAAAATAACCTTCAAAAAGCAGAAGAATACTTAAAACAAACTTTAAAGTTAGACAAAAACTTCCAACCTGCCTGGCAGATACTTGGAGAGATATATAAACAACAAAAAAGATATGATGATGCAATAAATCTTTACAAATCAGTTTTACAGGATAATCCACAAAATTTAGATGCACTAAATAGACTTTTTCAAGTATACGTAGATATTGACGATTTTGAAAATGCTTCAAAAACGATAGATAAAATAATCACTTTGAATCCAAAAGACAACGATGCACTTTTAAAAAAGTTTCTACTTTACATAAAGTATGATAAATCAAAAGAGATTCTACAAGACCTTCAAAAAACTGTAAAGGAAAATCCTGATAACCTTTTTGCCAAGTTTATGCTTGGAATGGCTTACGAATCTTTAAATGACTATCAAAAAGCCAAAGAAGTATATGAGGAACTTTACCAGCAACAGCCTGACAATCAAGAGTTAATAGATAGACTTGCACAAGTTTACGTAAATCTAAAAGAGTACGACAAAGCACTTGATATATACAATAAACTCTATACACAAAATCCAAATGATTACCGTATTTTACTTGCTATGGCTGATATAGAAGACAAAAGAGGAAACACTCAAAGATCGTTAGAGTTAGTTCAGGAAGCTGAAAAAGTAAAACCTGATGATGCTACAATTTACTTTTTAAAAGCTATCTACCTTGATAAATTAAAAAACTGGAAGGAAGCAGAGAAGGCACTGCTAAAAGCATTAGAACTTCGTCCAAACTATCCCGATGCACTTAACTACCTTGGATACACTTACATAGATAGAGATATAAATGTAGATAAAGGTATAGAGTTAGTTAAAAAAGCTATAAGCCTTGTTCCAGATAATCCAGCTTACTTAGATAGTTTAGCGTGGGGATACTACAAAAAAGGAGATTACAAAAAAG encodes:
- the purB gene encoding adenylosuccinate lyase, with translation MIKRYTREQMGYIWSEKNKFQKWLDVEIAVCKAWNKMGKIPDDALKEIIEKTHIDDQTVEKIHELDKIYNHDVLAFVTAVAQQVGENGRYIHLGLTSSDVIDTALALVMREALDLLIESVDELLEILKENAFKYKDTVMMGRTHGVHAEPMVFGLKFALWYEEFKRNKRRLENAREVVSVGTISGAVGTYSNIPPQLEELTLAELGLKPEPVANQVIQRDRHAEFMTAMAITASSLEKIAVEIRHLQRTEVLEAQEPFKKGQRGSSAMPHKKNPITCERITGLARVIRANAIPAMEDIALWHERDISHSSVERVIMPDTAIALDYILHLTKNVLKDLVVYPENMRKNMDKSKGLYFSSKVLVALVEKGLSRDEAYDIVQRNAMKAWDTEGLMFKDTLLQDPDVNSRLTKEEIDKIFNVDEFLKNIDYIYKRVFENK
- the gatB gene encoding Asp-tRNA(Asn)/Glu-tRNA(Gln) amidotransferase subunit GatB, translating into MESAVALEKEFDVVIGLETHVQMNTKTKMFCGCKVEYGAPPNTNICPVCLAHPGSLPVINKTAIEYAVKAALALNCKVHNLSIMARKNYFYPDLPKGYQISQYDKPLATDGYIEIKLEDEFKKIRIHRLHIEEDAGKTIHEGSKSYVDLNRAGTPLMEIVTEPDISSAEEARKYLEKLRNIMRYIGVSEADMEKGQLRCDVNISLKPKGASQLGTKVELKNINSFRFIVKAIEYEIERQAKLLKKGEKIIQETRLFDPDSGKTYTMRTKEEAHDYRYFPDPDLLPIVLKDSQIEEIKKSLPELPDQKYHRYIQSFNLPPYDAEVLTSDKNLANYFEEVIKHFSQNPKLVSNWILNELLGRLNEKGIEIENSPISPVSFAELISLIADGTISGKIAKEVFDIAFETGKSPKSIVEEKGLKQISNEDEIRSIVKAVLEKHPAEVEKYKSGNEKILGFLVGQIMKETKGKANPQLVNKILKEELS
- a CDS encoding NAD(P)H-dependent oxidoreductase; translated protein: MDYLIIYAHPNPKSFNSAIKSTIEETLKNAGKSFETVDLYQINFDPVLKPQGFEAIMQSKVLDDVKHQQTLVKNADTLVVIHPIWWYSMPAILKGYIDRVFSYGFAYAEENGEIKPLLTDKKVIIFNTMGEDENTAVSTGMSECLKKTIGGIFTFCGMKVIQHKIFYAVPYVSDEERKKMLEEVKAVFRL
- a CDS encoding CDGSH iron-sulfur domain-containing protein; translated protein: MKIKVLKNGPYLVEGNIPLYREEMISYKMIIPQSWKKMEKFETKETYALCRCGLSKNKPFCNGSHKQGFDGEETADIEIKDEHIKTFEGQDLDLLDIKYLCASARFCLKGKGIWDIIKEPNNKEKYEDILQIVSNCPSGRLVLKDKNGNYIEPNLEKEITILEDNLKGVSSAIWVKGGIPIESSKGYIYQIRNRITLCRCGNSKNKPFCDGTHLKVKFKDESYYKGE
- a CDS encoding DUF465 domain-containing protein; the encoded protein is MTREEAIQKLLETDEEFKHWYEEHKDLEWKVSKIEKHFPPDPELEAEEERLKRRKLYLKDLMELKIKEFLSKNS
- the ahcY gene encoding adenosylhomocysteinase, with amino-acid sequence MDYHIKDISLADKGLLRIQWAEKDMPVLRQIRERFKKEKPLKGITIGACLHVTTETANLMITLKEGGADVYLTASNPLSTQDDVAAALVKYFEIPVFAIHGEDRDTYYEHLNAVLDKKPNITMDDGADLISLLHKERQDLASNVYGGTEETTTGVIRLKAMAKEKVLKFPVIAVNDAYTKHLFDNRYGTGQSTIDGILRATNRLIAGSKFVVAGYGWCGKGVAMRARGMGADVIITEVDPLKALEAVMDGYRVMPMIEAAKIGDFFVTVTGNINVIDRQHLEVMRDGAIVSNSGHFDVEINLNALQEMAVKTRDIRENVKEYTLKDGRNIYVLAEGRLVNLAAAEGHPAQVMDMSFANQALSAEFVYKNADKLEKTVYKVPDELDFEVARLKLQAMGVQIDTLTPEQVKYLSSWEHGT
- the thiL gene encoding thiamine-phosphate kinase — translated: MKIQELGEFGLIDKLNRILPINDQDVIVGYGDDCACVKVGSEFLLFTVDIQVEGSHFLKEKINPKDLGWKLSTSNVSDIVSCGGKPRWALISLALPKDLNYEFIKGVYEGIKEAQDYYGFFTIGGNVSSSKQLMIDMSMVGQTDRFIGRDKAKAGEYVYISSNLGLSKAGLELILMNKDSYEEFEKQLIQKHYKPKARIDLLEKVKLSSSCIDVSDSLVSDLRHISEKSKVKIVIEKEKLPIDERLKMFCQKYNKDPYEYIFYSGEEYELALTSDKDLDLIKIGYVEEGEGVYLKTQGKVQKLDNRGFRHF
- the trpS gene encoding tryptophan--tRNA ligase → MRIVSGMRPTGKLHLGHYFGVIKNWINLQNSDECFFFVADWHALTNKYKDTSDLKENIYDLVIDWISCGIDPSKATIFVQSAVKQHAELTLLLGMITPKSWLELNPSYKDLKFNLFFQYVRDFLFGKGIKIEEDTVRQIVYESFYHKKEIDFEYLKESLIKLSIDESLSNEIVFNLKEGDIGKDIDTYGFFGYPVLMASDILIYKAQAVPVGEDQLPHIEITREIARRFNHLYKPVFVEPKALLTEASKLLGTDGRKMSKSYGNTIALSEDEQQLNKKVLSMKTDTQRVKKSIPGRPEVCNVFSYHKYFTDEETVKQIDQKCRSAEIGCIECKKILAENINKFLSPIREKRKELEKDRQLLDRIIAEGNEKAREIASKTMEEVKEAMRLMF
- the leuD gene encoding 3-isopropylmalate dehydratase small subunit, with protein sequence MIRGKVWKFRDDVDTDQIIPARYLVTTDPKELAKHVMEDADPTFPSKVKEGDILVAGKNFGCGSSREHAPLAIKGAGISAVVAESFARIFFRNAINLGLLIIESPEAAKEADEGDVLEIDINQGVIRNITKGKEYKIKPLPENLQAILKTGGLMEYAKERIKNAS